The window TCTTCTGCCACCGAACTATATAACTATTCTACTATTTAACTACTAAACTATTTAACAAATCAACTAAACATCCAGTGGGCTTTTCACGGCCATAGCGCCCTTTTGCATCACATGGGTGTAGATCATGGTGGTGCTGACATCCTTATGCCCGAGCAGTTCCTGGACGGTGCGGATATCGTAGCCGTCTTCAAGCAAATGGGTGGCAAAGCTGTGGCGAAAGGCATGGCTGGTGACCGCTTTGGGGATGCGGGTCAGGCGAACGGCTTTTTTGAGCGCCCTTTGAAAGGAGCTGGCGTGGATGTGCGGCCGGCGCTTGATTCCCGTGCGCGGATCTTTTGAAATGCTCTTGGATGGAAAGACATATTGCCAGATCCACTGGCAGCTGGCATTTTTGAATTTTCTTTCCAGGGCATGGGGCATAAACACTTTGCCGTAGCCCTGTGCCAGGTCATCGTCGTGCAATAGTTGAACACGGTCTAAATGCTGCTGCAGATCTTCTTTGACAACCTCGGGCAGCAGCGTAATGCGGTCCTTGTCTTCTTTTCCCTGGCGCACCACAATTTGATTCATCTCAAAATCAATGTCTTTGACCCGCAACCGAATGCATTCCATCAACTGCATTCCGGCACCGTAAAGCAGCATGCCGATGATCTTCTGAGTGCCCGACATAGTATGGATTAACTTTGAAACCTCCGCTTTTGTTAACACCACCGGCAGCCGTTGCGGCTTTTTGGCGCGGATGGCATTGATCGGCTCTTTGAGTTCGATGCCCAGGATTTCGCGGTAAAGAAAAATGATGGCGTTGAGGGCCTGGTTCTGGGTGGATTGGGCGACTTTTCTTTCAACAGCCAGGTGGGTCAGAAATGCTTCGATCTCAGCAACACCCATATCTTTGGGATGCTTTTTATTGTGAAACAGGATGAACCGTTTGATCCAGGAAGTGTAGCTGCGCTCGGTGCGGATGGAATAGTGCTTGAGCCGGATCCGGTCACGGACCTGGTCCAGCAGTTTTTTAGGCGGCTTAACCATTTTAAATAAATTTGAAAAATCAACGGTTTTGGGTGTAAAATATATATATAAGCCCTTTTGAGAAAGCAAGAATTTATCAATATAATCGCATTTTTGCAGCGTTACCCCGATATCCACGCAAAAATGCAACTCACTGACTAGTTATGCGGCAGGATTAATATGATGACACATTACGCAGTTTCACTAAAAGGTGAAAACTTTTGGCTCGAACTGGACGGAAGGCCTTCTAGAATGGGATTTTTTACTACACAGTATGTAGTAGCCGAAAACGAATCAGAAGCGGAAAGCAATGCAGTACAAATGCTACGTGATGATCCTAAGCTCAAAAATATTCTCAACGATAAATCAGATCCACCGATGATCTATTGTGAGGATATTCAAACTGTAGATGCATTCGAGCCTTCAACTGTTGTACAGCAAGGGTATGCTTTTTATCCGGAAGAATCGGACTCATGACCCAGCCTCATAACAAGGCGCTGCAGCCGTCGCAGTAAACTGCGCGGCTGAGTTCAACCGTTAGGCCAAATCAAATATCAGTATGTCAACAATGATTCATAAAATTTTCGCACTTATTATTCTAATGATTGCTGGTGGTATTGGCTACGTATCGTTCATATCTTTCCTATACTTTCTGTACGCGGGATCTCTGAATTGGATACAACTGAATCTGAACGAATCTGAAAAATTTGTATTAAATGGTGTACTATGTTTAGCCTTTTTCCTTCAGCATAGTGGCATGATTCGGCGCCCTTTTCGAAGAAGTTTATCGAGTTTTATCCCAAACCACTATCAAGGGGCAATATACACCTTGGCTTCAGGAGTTATCTTATTCGTTTTTGTTGCTTTCTGGCAGAATTCTGACACAATCTTGTTTGAAGCAGGTGGGCTGTTTCGAAATATCCTGCGCGCACTATTCTTTCTATCAATTCTTGGAATGCTCTGGGGCTTGTATGCATTACGTTCAATCGACATGTTTGGTCTGAATCCGATACTTAAGTATATACGTACCACGCCAATACAAGAAATTCCTTTTACCGTTCGAGGTCCTTACCGCTGGGTAAGACATCCTCTTTACCTGTTCATGATCATATTATTTTGGACCTGTCCGATACTGACAGCTGACCGGCTGTTCTTTAACATATTGTGGACAATATGGGTTGTTGTGGCAACAGTTCTCGAGGAGCGGGACCTTACTAATGATTTTGGGGATGCATATCATGCTTATCAAGCAAGGGTACCTATGTTGTTGCCACGGAGATTTCGCCCGTCCTTTCCAAATAGCAAATTGGACGATGCGGCCTAACAAGATGCATGCAGGCGGACGCGGAAAAGCAGCGCCGCTGATGCCTGGCGTTAGGTCAACAATAATGAAAGATACGATGCCTCAAATAAGAAGGGTCATAATAATTGGATGCGCCTCTTTATTGGCACTGATATCTATACGCAACTTTTTCATTGCAGCTACAATTGGC of the Desulfobacterales bacterium genome contains:
- a CDS encoding integron integrase yields the protein MDIGVTLQKCDYIDKFLLSQKGLYIYFTPKTVDFSNLFKMVKPPKKLLDQVRDRIRLKHYSIRTERSYTSWIKRFILFHNKKHPKDMGVAEIEAFLTHLAVERKVAQSTQNQALNAIIFLYREILGIELKEPINAIRAKKPQRLPVVLTKAEVSKLIHTMSGTQKIIGMLLYGAGMQLMECIRLRVKDIDFEMNQIVVRQGKEDKDRITLLPEVVKEDLQQHLDRVQLLHDDDLAQGYGKVFMPHALERKFKNASCQWIWQYVFPSKSISKDPRTGIKRRPHIHASSFQRALKKAVRLTRIPKAVTSHAFRHSFATHLLEDGYDIRTVQELLGHKDVSTTMIYTHVMQKGAMAVKSPLDV